The following proteins come from a genomic window of Paludisphaera rhizosphaerae:
- a CDS encoding cytochrome c peroxidase, which produces MIGRRIGMALAMTLAAVSATMAEEARRPQAIVLTHGGSQLLAANRGTGTVSVVDVKSRRVTGEAQVGRGLADIRTTGDETVLLAVDQSAGEVVLLHDDRNQIQRRAAVAVAADPVSATVFGDGRRAVVLSRWSRAATFVAWDGSAGLRVVGSMSLPFSPREAAVLPGSQRAVVVDAFGGKIALLDLGACLEGASPVSSPLEGEDRPQSGQMRGTTAVDRESNALTSTPGRSSPSSGPSGHLPPPGGKAVANPGTLIKQNLNANICLRVWSLPEHNLRRPVVTADGRSVAIVGQHAGNVHDARTSRQDVEWGLVISPALRLLRIEGLRPETTDAELLKNSRRAGLVGGTADPSAIAFGPKGEVIAAMAGTGEVASSLALGEPYERIRVGRGPSALAIDAEAKTAYTADEFDDAITVVDLVAGRFAARIPLSADGPRKPASLVEEGAALFRDARLSEDGWMSCQTCHTDGHTAGVMVDTKGDDTYGAPKRTPSLLGVAETSPFGWLGKVRRLDEQIHKSLETTMHAHDPSPRQVEALAAYLKTLAPPPPISTEAQAVARGREIFDSSRCDACHTAPSYTTPMRYDVGLADAVGNHEFNPPSLRGVAHRPALLHDGSVSSLSDLFRRTRHPDQTEMTDAEIDDLVAFLNSL; this is translated from the coding sequence ATGATCGGCAGACGCATCGGGATGGCTCTGGCGATGACGCTGGCCGCCGTCTCCGCAACGATGGCGGAAGAGGCAAGACGGCCCCAGGCGATCGTGCTCACACACGGCGGCTCGCAACTCCTGGCGGCGAACCGGGGGACGGGGACGGTCTCGGTCGTCGATGTGAAGAGTCGGCGGGTCACCGGCGAAGCCCAGGTCGGCCGAGGGCTTGCCGACATCCGAACGACGGGGGACGAGACCGTCTTGCTGGCCGTCGATCAGTCGGCGGGCGAGGTCGTCCTGCTACACGACGATCGAAACCAGATCCAGCGCAGGGCTGCCGTCGCGGTCGCCGCCGATCCGGTCAGCGCCACCGTCTTCGGCGACGGCCGCCGGGCGGTGGTGTTGTCGCGGTGGTCGCGGGCGGCGACGTTCGTGGCCTGGGACGGCTCGGCGGGGCTCCGGGTCGTTGGGTCGATGTCGTTGCCGTTCAGCCCACGCGAGGCCGCCGTGTTGCCGGGGTCGCAGAGGGCCGTCGTGGTGGACGCTTTCGGCGGAAAAATCGCGCTTCTGGACCTGGGAGCCTGCCTCGAAGGCGCCTCTCCGGTGTCTTCCCCCCTGGAGGGGGAAGACAGACCGCAAAGCGGTCAGATGAGGGGGACGACCGCCGTCGATCGCGAATCCAACGCCTTGACTTCAACGCCAGGCCGGTCGTCCCCCTCATCCGGCCCTTCGGGCCACCTTCCCCCTCCAGGGGGGAAGGCCGTCGCCAATCCGGGAACGCTTATAAAACAGAACTTGAATGCGAACATCTGCCTGCGCGTCTGGTCGCTCCCCGAGCACAACCTGCGGCGGCCCGTGGTCACGGCCGACGGCCGCAGCGTGGCGATCGTCGGCCAGCATGCGGGGAACGTCCATGACGCCCGGACTTCGCGGCAGGACGTGGAGTGGGGGCTCGTCATCAGTCCGGCGCTGCGTCTGCTCCGCATCGAGGGCCTCCGCCCCGAGACGACCGACGCCGAGTTGCTGAAGAACTCGCGGCGGGCGGGACTCGTCGGCGGCACGGCCGATCCCTCGGCGATCGCGTTCGGGCCGAAGGGGGAAGTGATCGCCGCGATGGCGGGGACGGGCGAGGTCGCCTCGTCGTTGGCCCTGGGCGAGCCCTACGAACGCATCCGCGTCGGCCGTGGACCCTCGGCGCTGGCGATCGACGCCGAGGCGAAGACGGCTTATACGGCCGACGAGTTCGACGACGCGATCACGGTGGTCGACCTGGTCGCCGGGAGGTTCGCGGCCAGGATCCCGCTCTCGGCCGACGGCCCCCGCAAGCCGGCCTCGCTCGTGGAAGAAGGCGCCGCCCTGTTCCGCGACGCCAGACTCTCCGAGGACGGCTGGATGAGCTGCCAGACCTGCCACACGGACGGCCATACCGCCGGCGTGATGGTCGACACCAAGGGGGACGACACCTACGGCGCCCCCAAGCGGACGCCCTCGTTGCTGGGCGTGGCCGAGACCTCCCCGTTCGGCTGGCTGGGGAAGGTCCGGCGGCTGGACGAGCAGATCCACAAGTCGCTGGAAACGACGATGCACGCCCACGACCCGTCGCCCCGCCAGGTCGAGGCCCTCGCCGCCTATCTGAAGACGCTCGCCCCGCCGCCGCCGATCTCTACCGAAGCCCAGGCCGTCGCGCGAGGCCGCGAGATCTTTGACTCCAGCCGATGCGACGCCTGCCACACGGCCCCCAGCTACACCACCCCCATGCGATACGACGTCGGCCTGGCCGACGCCGTCGGCAACCACGAGTTCAACCCGCCCTCGCTCCGAGGCGTCGCTCACCGCCCCGCCCTGCTCCACGACGGCTCCGTAAGCTCCCTCTCTGACCTCTTCCGCCGCACCCGCCACCCCGACCAGACCGAGATGACCGACGCCGAGATCGACGACCTCGTGGCGTTCTTGAACTCGCTGTGA
- a CDS encoding tetratricopeptide repeat protein, which yields MTARAPRIPRLLIGLALASVLGPWARSEGLQVGRRVVLLEGGSIEAEGDPLRWPVPWAASRLCFVCKVDRIDGDLTRLIDPNSGEAAWASTADVATLDEAVAVLTERLHARPDDARSFADRGYLRILQEKPDEALDDLSKAIQLDPKLARSYLHRAKARSDRGDQDGALADVEEALRLDSAIPQGLLTRAAIRARRGDLDGAITDCEVLIRDEPGPAAYSLRGGVLARKGEYDKALVDFDEAIRRDPDDATDRANRGLIRSARKDLEGALSDLDAAVRLAPEDARYRIRRGSLRFSRRDFRGALADFDEVLKNKPDDAGALAMRGECRRWLGDLAGSLADYDTVVQLHPENPQAFLGRAATRFARYDLAGAAEDVDEAFRRGVAGGDAVKIRGELRRLQGRFDEAEADFGEAIRLCPNDPESYLGRAAARLYKNDLAGGEADLAEAVRRGAKGGETSLVRGELRRRQGRLDEAAADIDEAVRLGPDAWNTYAGRAALRLETGMFEDAIADCAEAFQRGAAGSEVFVIRGLARHALGRISDASADYDEAIRRGSKDPRVYDGRIRARKKASVWDLDGLLADYDEWIRLKPEEPRTRIGRAEIRRRKLMYAEALVDLDEAIRLEPKSAGSYINRGGVRYATRDFDGAAADYGRVIDLGRDEPQIRLARTLALFAAGRKPEVVAEARATVAATAWTGREPLYAALLGSLAARKAGDVATARALLDEAAARGDRAVWPFPIVESFRKPSAPRPAAELPLDGFTMRDPISVARQRERGHFQDIGAKRDDLVKPTATVGERTEAVAWAALDHAANGRTAEALTLLPDLRKTSDVDFLSQVAVVELERLVRALP from the coding sequence ATGACTGCGAGGGCGCCGAGGATTCCACGTCTCCTGATCGGTCTGGCCCTGGCCTCGGTCCTCGGGCCGTGGGCCCGATCCGAGGGTTTGCAGGTTGGACGACGCGTCGTCCTGCTCGAGGGCGGTTCGATCGAGGCGGAGGGCGACCCGCTCCGCTGGCCAGTGCCGTGGGCCGCCTCGCGTTTGTGTTTCGTCTGCAAGGTCGATCGCATCGACGGCGACCTGACGCGGCTCATCGACCCGAATTCCGGCGAGGCGGCGTGGGCTTCGACGGCGGACGTCGCGACGCTTGACGAGGCCGTCGCCGTGCTCACTGAACGCCTCCACGCGCGTCCCGACGACGCCCGGTCGTTCGCCGATCGGGGCTATCTCCGGATTCTCCAGGAGAAGCCCGATGAGGCCCTCGACGACCTGAGCAAGGCGATCCAGCTCGACCCCAAACTCGCCCGTTCCTACCTGCATCGGGCCAAGGCCCGCTCGGACCGGGGCGACCAGGACGGGGCGCTGGCCGACGTCGAGGAAGCCTTGCGGCTCGATTCGGCGATTCCCCAGGGACTCCTCACCCGCGCCGCGATCCGGGCCCGGAGAGGGGATCTTGATGGGGCGATCACGGACTGCGAGGTCCTGATCCGAGACGAGCCAGGCCCCGCCGCCTACTCCCTCCGCGGCGGCGTGCTGGCGAGGAAGGGTGAATACGACAAGGCGCTGGTCGATTTCGATGAGGCGATTCGACGCGATCCCGACGACGCGACGGATCGAGCCAACCGAGGTCTGATCCGCTCCGCCCGAAAGGACCTGGAAGGCGCCCTGAGCGATCTCGACGCCGCGGTTCGACTCGCCCCGGAGGACGCACGTTACCGGATCCGCCGCGGGTCGTTGCGTTTCTCCCGGAGAGACTTCCGCGGGGCCCTCGCCGACTTCGACGAGGTCCTCAAGAACAAGCCCGACGACGCCGGTGCGCTCGCGATGCGCGGTGAATGCCGGCGATGGCTGGGAGACCTGGCCGGTTCCCTCGCCGACTACGACACCGTAGTTCAACTGCATCCCGAGAATCCCCAGGCGTTCCTCGGGAGGGCCGCGACTCGGTTCGCCAGATATGATCTGGCTGGCGCCGCCGAGGACGTCGACGAGGCGTTCCGACGCGGGGTCGCGGGGGGCGACGCCGTCAAGATCCGTGGGGAGCTTCGCCGTTTGCAAGGACGGTTCGACGAGGCCGAGGCCGACTTCGGGGAAGCGATCAGACTTTGCCCCAACGATCCGGAATCGTATCTCGGGCGGGCCGCGGCGCGGCTCTACAAGAACGACCTCGCGGGCGGCGAGGCTGACCTGGCCGAGGCGGTCCGTCGCGGCGCCAAAGGGGGCGAGACGTCCCTCGTCCGCGGCGAGCTTCGACGTCGGCAAGGGCGTCTCGACGAGGCTGCGGCCGATATCGACGAGGCGGTTCGCCTCGGTCCCGATGCGTGGAACACGTACGCCGGGCGGGCGGCCCTGCGGTTGGAAACGGGAATGTTCGAGGACGCGATCGCCGATTGCGCGGAAGCATTCCAACGGGGCGCGGCGGGCTCCGAGGTCTTCGTCATCCGGGGCCTCGCGAGGCACGCTCTGGGGCGGATCAGCGACGCCTCGGCCGACTACGACGAGGCGATCCGCCGCGGGTCGAAGGATCCGCGAGTCTACGACGGCCGAATCCGCGCCCGCAAGAAGGCGAGCGTATGGGATCTGGACGGCCTCCTCGCCGACTACGACGAATGGATTCGCCTCAAGCCGGAGGAGCCGCGAACCCGTATCGGACGAGCGGAAATCCGGCGCCGCAAACTCATGTATGCCGAGGCGTTGGTCGACCTCGACGAGGCGATCCGCCTCGAACCGAAGTCGGCCGGGTCTTATATCAATCGCGGCGGCGTTCGCTACGCGACCCGGGACTTCGACGGTGCCGCCGCCGACTACGGGCGGGTCATCGACCTCGGCCGGGACGAGCCCCAGATTCGCCTGGCGAGGACGCTGGCTCTGTTCGCCGCCGGACGAAAGCCCGAGGTCGTCGCCGAGGCCCGAGCGACGGTCGCCGCCACCGCCTGGACGGGTCGCGAGCCGCTCTATGCCGCACTCCTCGGCAGCCTGGCGGCGCGCAAAGCCGGCGATGTCGCAACGGCCCGCGCCCTGCTGGACGAGGCCGCCGCTCGCGGCGACCGAGCGGTCTGGCCCTTTCCGATCGTCGAGTCGTTCCGCAAACCGTCCGCTCCCCGACCGGCCGCCGAACTCCCCCTCGACGGCTTCACCATGCGGGACCCAATCTCGGTCGCTCGCCAGCGAGAACGCGGCCATTTTCAGGACATTGGAGCGAAGCGAGACGACCTCGTGAAGCCGACCGCAACCGTTGGCGAGCGAACCGAGGCCGTCGCCTGGGCCGCACTCGACCACGCCGCGAACGGCCGTACCGCCGAGGCTCTCACCCTACTCCCCGATCTCCGGAAGACCTCCGATGTCGACTTCCTCAGTCAAGTCGCCGTCGTCGAGTTGGAACGCCTGGTCCGCGCCCTTCCTTAG
- a CDS encoding tetratricopeptide repeat protein produces the protein MNDEIEELCDLGVDLADAGSFAKALEAYESAWALLGEPAEAHEDSAWILGNIGYTRFLQGDYSQGRDDLARALSLPGGTENAFLHFRLGQCLYELGDHRRAGEQFRLAFDIEEEAIFVDEDPKYRALLD, from the coding sequence GTGAACGACGAGATCGAAGAGCTTTGCGACCTGGGCGTGGACCTGGCCGACGCGGGGAGCTTCGCCAAGGCGCTGGAGGCCTATGAGTCGGCCTGGGCGCTGCTGGGTGAGCCGGCGGAGGCGCATGAGGACTCGGCCTGGATCCTGGGGAACATCGGCTATACCCGGTTCCTCCAGGGGGATTACTCCCAGGGCCGAGACGACCTGGCCCGGGCCCTGAGCCTCCCCGGCGGAACGGAGAACGCGTTCCTCCACTTCCGCCTGGGTCAGTGCCTCTACGAGTTGGGCGACCACCGCCGCGCCGGGGAGCAGTTCCGGCTGGCGTTCGACATCGAGGAAGAAGCGATCTTCGTCGACGAGGACCCGAAGTATCGGGCGTTGCTGGACTGA
- a CDS encoding DUF5696 domain-containing protein, whose translation MFGGLLAAVLAVVGAAQVSTDALLVRPDAAVWNLDEVGLYRVGFAYRGKAEEDFPVGWSGRFDERTGVALIPDGLRNGRPAILQHCPWRGGTGVAFQEFHVALPQARTITLKGATALREDGVGKSDGVRFRILVDGSPALDEIRTDASWKPFDVDLTKQGGKTVVIRFETDPGPKGNASFDFSLWAGRSIVLDGFKAATASRPASPPVMYRGLASREGKGLAPPAVTPVKTDVRREGDDYILRTTDADGSFAFRWSPPTAAGGVFGSIVLEADRKGVGMTRAPLATTAKIQWVGKAAAKEWRWEESAGGPTLVRTFDVDGKPAVLRATGSIAGRSLVLDVNVDQPIVEQIDGGSWGPVAARREVAVPYLNNAVFYLPVQDLFVSSIVDWTASGSSRNDGMRADYLALTDGARNPVVERFLYSAAWNVDEVLPNIPNPPSPYLKDLSDRVVLDIWGGNYADIAHKLEALHDAGLERLAVIVHNWQRSGYDNALPAHYPAAEDKGGEAGMRMLKSIAKRLGYLVALHENYVDYYPNFEGFDEKHIARDSANQRVKAWFHKGNNIQSFAVKPTVMVDLARTQSPEIHRRYDTEASFLDVNSSVVPWFHVDQQAGLDGAGKYQRVRQAHRETWQFLRDAHGGPVFGEGNHHWYWSGLLDGAEAQFGAGWPGNAGLDAPLFVDFDLLKIHPLQLNHGMGYYERWWDEGRVPRGSLPPVAVLDQYRVQEVAFGHAGFLGGGAWSSVPLAWLETNLMAAVMPRYATSAVTKIEYERDGRWLDASALIREGASTPDAWNRVRVRYDGGLTVVANQSETPMKVDGVELPRFGWIARAEGFSAGTTVRGGIVADTVETPDSFFANARAAADWDFSGVLRVSPTVLKFQQTGPRTFAVLYAWKVRDAVKTDYRTFVHFGKVGSDDREILFQQDHALTTPAPRWRPGTTVDDGPYTIKVPDNLPDGDYSWTIGLHAPGAGRAALDGPTDKAGRNLLGVVRVSDSGRTVRFVPEKPADGERSAINVVNLNRENKVVDFGPIKTDGGVSLRKVGGEWVAHVIPRERSFSLQLDTARFGKPTEVRADGGSSPRVETTFDGRWMRIKLNGAKSYRWPAG comes from the coding sequence ATGTTCGGTGGACTTTTGGCGGCGGTGTTGGCGGTTGTGGGTGCGGCGCAGGTCTCAACGGACGCGCTGCTGGTTCGGCCGGACGCGGCCGTGTGGAACCTGGACGAGGTCGGGCTGTATCGCGTCGGCTTCGCCTACCGGGGCAAGGCCGAGGAGGATTTCCCCGTCGGCTGGTCGGGCCGCTTCGACGAGCGGACGGGCGTGGCGCTGATCCCGGACGGCCTCCGCAACGGCCGGCCGGCGATCCTCCAGCACTGCCCCTGGCGCGGGGGGACCGGCGTCGCGTTCCAGGAGTTCCACGTCGCCCTGCCGCAGGCTCGAACCATCACGTTGAAAGGCGCCACGGCGCTCCGCGAGGACGGCGTCGGCAAGTCGGACGGCGTCCGATTCCGCATTCTGGTCGATGGCAGCCCCGCGCTTGACGAGATTCGCACCGACGCGAGTTGGAAGCCCTTCGACGTCGACCTGACGAAGCAGGGCGGCAAGACCGTCGTGATCCGGTTCGAGACCGACCCGGGTCCGAAGGGGAATGCCAGCTTCGATTTCAGCCTGTGGGCGGGGCGCTCGATCGTCCTGGACGGCTTCAAGGCCGCGACGGCCTCCCGGCCGGCCTCGCCGCCGGTGATGTACCGCGGCCTGGCCTCGCGCGAGGGGAAGGGCCTCGCACCGCCGGCCGTCACGCCCGTCAAGACGGACGTCCGTCGCGAAGGGGACGACTACATCCTCCGCACCACCGACGCCGACGGCTCGTTCGCCTTCCGTTGGTCGCCGCCGACGGCCGCCGGCGGCGTCTTCGGCTCGATCGTCCTGGAGGCCGATCGCAAGGGCGTCGGCATGACGCGTGCGCCGCTGGCGACCACCGCGAAGATTCAGTGGGTCGGCAAGGCCGCCGCCAAGGAGTGGCGATGGGAGGAATCCGCCGGTGGGCCGACGCTCGTCCGGACGTTCGACGTCGACGGCAAGCCGGCCGTGCTCCGCGCAACCGGCTCGATCGCCGGCCGCAGTCTGGTACTCGACGTGAACGTCGACCAGCCGATCGTCGAGCAGATCGACGGCGGTTCGTGGGGGCCCGTCGCCGCGCGTCGCGAGGTGGCCGTGCCGTATCTCAACAACGCGGTGTTTTATCTGCCGGTTCAGGATCTGTTTGTATCCAGCATCGTCGACTGGACGGCCTCGGGCTCGTCTCGCAACGACGGGATGCGGGCCGACTACCTGGCGCTGACGGACGGCGCGCGTAACCCGGTCGTTGAGCGGTTCCTCTACTCGGCCGCCTGGAACGTGGACGAGGTTCTCCCCAACATCCCGAATCCTCCCTCGCCCTACCTGAAGGACCTGTCGGACCGCGTCGTCCTCGACATCTGGGGCGGGAACTACGCGGACATCGCCCACAAGCTGGAAGCCCTCCACGACGCCGGGCTGGAGCGGTTGGCGGTCATCGTCCACAACTGGCAGCGCAGCGGGTACGACAACGCCCTGCCCGCCCACTATCCGGCCGCCGAGGACAAGGGGGGCGAGGCCGGCATGCGGATGCTCAAGAGCATCGCCAAGCGCCTGGGCTACCTCGTCGCGCTCCACGAGAACTACGTCGACTATTACCCGAACTTCGAGGGGTTCGACGAGAAGCACATCGCCCGCGATTCCGCCAATCAACGGGTGAAGGCGTGGTTTCATAAGGGGAACAACATCCAGTCGTTCGCCGTCAAGCCGACCGTGATGGTCGACCTGGCGCGGACGCAGTCGCCGGAGATCCACCGCCGGTACGACACCGAGGCCAGCTTCCTGGACGTGAATTCGTCGGTCGTCCCCTGGTTCCACGTCGACCAGCAGGCGGGCCTCGACGGCGCAGGCAAGTATCAGCGCGTGCGGCAGGCCCACCGCGAGACCTGGCAGTTCCTCCGCGACGCCCACGGCGGGCCGGTCTTCGGCGAGGGGAATCACCACTGGTACTGGAGCGGCCTGCTCGACGGCGCTGAGGCTCAGTTCGGCGCCGGCTGGCCGGGGAACGCGGGCCTCGACGCGCCTCTGTTCGTCGACTTCGACCTGCTGAAGATCCACCCGCTCCAGCTCAACCACGGCATGGGCTATTACGAGCGCTGGTGGGATGAGGGCCGCGTGCCGAGGGGCTCGCTGCCGCCGGTGGCGGTGCTCGACCAGTACCGCGTGCAGGAGGTCGCGTTCGGGCACGCTGGGTTCCTGGGAGGCGGGGCCTGGTCGTCCGTCCCGCTGGCCTGGCTCGAAACTAACCTGATGGCGGCCGTGATGCCGCGGTATGCAACGTCGGCCGTGACGAAGATCGAGTACGAACGTGACGGCCGATGGCTGGACGCCTCCGCCCTGATCCGCGAGGGAGCCTCCACGCCCGACGCCTGGAACCGCGTCCGCGTGCGGTACGACGGCGGGCTGACGGTCGTCGCCAACCAGTCGGAGACGCCGATGAAGGTCGACGGCGTGGAGCTTCCCCGCTTCGGCTGGATCGCCCGCGCCGAGGGCTTCTCCGCGGGGACGACCGTGCGCGGCGGAATCGTGGCCGACACGGTCGAGACCCCCGACAGCTTCTTCGCCAACGCGCGGGCGGCGGCGGACTGGGATTTCTCGGGCGTTTTGCGGGTTTCGCCGACGGTCCTGAAGTTCCAGCAGACGGGGCCGAGGACGTTTGCCGTCCTGTATGCGTGGAAGGTCCGCGACGCGGTGAAGACGGACTATCGAACCTTCGTCCACTTCGGCAAGGTCGGCTCCGACGACCGCGAGATCCTCTTCCAGCAGGACCACGCACTGACGACCCCAGCGCCCCGATGGCGGCCCGGGACGACCGTGGACGACGGCCCGTACACGATCAAGGTTCCCGACAACCTCCCCGACGGCGACTACTCCTGGACGATCGGCCTGCACGCCCCCGGAGCCGGCCGCGCCGCGCTCGACGGCCCGACCGACAAGGCGGGCCGCAACCTGCTGGGCGTGGTCCGCGTCTCCGACTCCGGCCGGACCGTCCGCTTCGTCCCCGAAAAGCCCGCCGACGGCGAACGCTCGGCGATCAACGTGGTGAACCTGAACCGCGAGAACAAGGTCGTCGACTTCGGCCCGATCAAGACCGACGGCGGCGTCTCTCTCCGCAAGGTCGGCGGCGAATGGGTCGCCCACGTCATCCCCCGCGAGCGATCGTTCTCCCTCCAGCTCGACACCGCCCGCTTCGGCAAGCCCACCGAAGTCCGCGCCGACGGCGGCTCATCCCCGCGCGTCGAAACCACCTTCGACGGCCGCTGGATGCGCATCAAACTCAACGGCGCCAAATCCTACCGCTGGCCGGCGGGATGA
- a CDS encoding lipopolysaccharide biosynthesis protein, translated as MSTAPTIPANPATSPRALPPVLARLFSGTLWLAFRVPVQIVLSLWTTRLLLESAGVGKDGLGAYGFAWGFGFLQMLFEFGVSSALQRQISQSWTRGDREGVDRAVACGLNFYAATALVQVVALLAIAYLGLPHSKYVGHPKYGLIVQLLWIQILTAPCYGLSVVISSVLQAARRYEFMPRIEFGITILRFVALWAGLKAGMPFIWVVVMQTAITIGLSLGPSIWVLTRELGQRLTFRGAHWEDYKALGHVSFYMALLQVSVILADKIDTTILGFVIPDPAQANAVYDVVSKPFLQLRQTGWMLAYMVMPAVASLAAARDEKSLERLKYDGTRMHLAALLPLGLLAWLYASPFLTLWVGDRLGRPASEVAPLMRLFLTAALPLVLSVPVQMAIGFNKIPVIALAALGGAMVNLPVSYYLTTRIGVAGVIWGTILTTFFSNLIIPGVYVAKVLEIDPWTFLTRTLGPPLVGACAAVVACLLFSQWFPVTFPGKSLATRALPLLVHLSVGLTAYLAGYTLAPTGRQDLSKLASKLARR; from the coding sequence TTGAGCACGGCTCCCACGATCCCTGCGAATCCTGCAACGTCCCCGCGCGCCTTGCCTCCCGTTCTGGCGAGGCTCTTCAGCGGCACCCTCTGGCTGGCGTTCCGGGTTCCCGTTCAGATCGTGCTGTCGCTCTGGACGACCCGGCTGCTGCTGGAATCCGCGGGCGTCGGCAAGGATGGGCTGGGGGCTTACGGCTTCGCCTGGGGGTTCGGCTTCCTCCAGATGCTCTTCGAGTTCGGCGTCAGTTCGGCCCTTCAGCGGCAGATCTCGCAATCGTGGACGAGGGGAGACCGCGAAGGGGTGGACCGGGCCGTCGCCTGCGGCCTGAACTTCTACGCGGCGACCGCCCTGGTTCAGGTCGTCGCCCTGCTGGCGATCGCCTACCTCGGCCTGCCGCACTCGAAATACGTCGGCCATCCCAAGTACGGCCTGATCGTCCAGCTCCTGTGGATCCAGATCCTCACGGCGCCGTGCTACGGACTGTCGGTGGTGATCTCCAGCGTGCTCCAGGCGGCGCGTCGCTATGAGTTCATGCCGCGGATCGAGTTCGGCATCACGATCCTCCGCTTCGTGGCGCTCTGGGCCGGACTGAAGGCGGGGATGCCGTTCATCTGGGTGGTGGTCATGCAGACGGCCATCACGATCGGGCTGTCGCTGGGGCCGTCGATCTGGGTCCTCACCCGAGAGTTGGGCCAACGGCTGACCTTCCGCGGCGCCCACTGGGAAGACTACAAGGCGCTCGGGCACGTCAGCTTCTACATGGCGTTGCTCCAGGTCAGCGTGATCCTGGCCGACAAGATCGACACCACGATCCTGGGCTTCGTGATCCCCGACCCCGCCCAGGCGAACGCGGTTTACGACGTGGTCAGCAAGCCGTTCCTGCAGCTCCGCCAGACGGGCTGGATGCTCGCCTACATGGTGATGCCGGCCGTCGCCAGCCTGGCCGCCGCCCGCGACGAGAAGAGCCTGGAACGCCTGAAGTACGACGGCACCCGAATGCACCTCGCCGCGCTGCTGCCGCTGGGGCTGCTGGCCTGGCTGTACGCCTCACCGTTCCTGACCCTCTGGGTGGGCGACCGCCTGGGTCGGCCGGCGTCTGAAGTGGCACCCTTGATGCGGCTCTTCCTGACCGCCGCGCTGCCGCTGGTGCTGTCGGTCCCCGTTCAGATGGCGATCGGCTTCAACAAGATCCCGGTCATCGCGCTGGCCGCCCTGGGTGGAGCGATGGTGAACCTGCCGGTCAGCTACTACCTGACCACGCGGATCGGCGTGGCGGGCGTGATCTGGGGGACGATTCTGACGACCTTCTTCTCCAACCTGATCATCCCCGGCGTGTACGTGGCGAAGGTGCTGGAGATCGACCCCTGGACCTTCCTGACGCGGACGCTGGGCCCGCCGCTGGTAGGAGCATGCGCGGCGGTCGTCGCCTGCCTGCTCTTCTCGCAGTGGTTCCCGGTGACGTTCCCCGGCAAGAGCCTCGCCACCCGCGCCCTGCCGCTGCTCGTCCACCTGAGCGTGGGCCTGACCGCCTACCTGGCCGGCTACACCCTCGCCCCCACCGGCCGCCAGGACCTCTCGAAGCTCGCCTCCAAGCTCGCCCGCCGCTGA